Proteins encoded by one window of Methylovirgula ligni:
- a CDS encoding slipin family protein, whose protein sequence is MRQRNALSTVVFIVILVAGLGLDFLYFGPNGGWLGPAFIFVVVLVAALVATALKVADPWTRAVVLRLGRFHALRGPGLFFIIPVIDTIPYWIDIRVITSTFTAERTLTKDTVPVNVDAVLFWKVVDPMKAALDVADYQSAINWAAQTALRDVIGKTILADMLEGREKISVELQRIIDLRTEPWGINVISVEVKDVLIPPALEDAMSMQAQAERERQARVILGDSERQIAEKFGEAAASYANNPTALHLRAMNMLYEGLKHNSTIVIVPSTAADSMQLGSLSGLTALTMGLGARQPAPSAPPTAPDEPPA, encoded by the coding sequence ATGCGGCAAAGGAACGCCCTTTCGACAGTGGTCTTCATCGTCATTCTTGTTGCCGGCCTTGGGCTCGATTTTCTCTATTTCGGCCCCAACGGCGGCTGGCTGGGCCCGGCATTCATCTTTGTCGTTGTGCTCGTCGCGGCCCTTGTCGCCACCGCGCTCAAGGTCGCCGACCCATGGACTCGCGCCGTCGTTCTGCGGCTCGGCCGTTTTCATGCGTTGCGCGGGCCGGGGCTGTTCTTCATTATTCCTGTAATCGATACGATTCCCTACTGGATCGATATCCGCGTCATCACGTCCACGTTCACGGCCGAGCGCACGCTCACCAAGGATACGGTGCCGGTGAATGTCGACGCCGTTCTCTTCTGGAAGGTCGTCGATCCGATGAAAGCGGCGCTCGACGTCGCTGACTATCAAAGTGCCATCAATTGGGCGGCGCAGACGGCGTTGCGCGACGTGATCGGCAAAACGATCCTCGCCGACATGCTTGAGGGCCGCGAAAAGATCAGCGTGGAGCTGCAACGGATCATCGACCTGCGCACCGAACCCTGGGGCATCAATGTCATTTCGGTCGAGGTCAAGGACGTCTTGATCCCGCCAGCGCTCGAAGATGCCATGTCGATGCAGGCGCAGGCCGAACGCGAGCGTCAGGCGCGTGTCATCCTCGGCGATTCCGAGCGCCAGATCGCCGAAAAGTTTGGCGAGGCGGCCGCGAGTTACGCCAACAACCCGACGGCCCTGCATTTGCGCGCAATGAATATGCTGTATGAGGGGCTGAAGCATAACTCGACGATCGTCATCGTGCCGAGCACGGCGGCCGACAGTATGCAGCTCGGCAGTCTCTCCGGACTGACGGCGCTTACGATGGGGTTGGGGGCACGGCAACCGGCCCCGTCGGCGCCACCCACGGCTCCTGACGAGCCGCCGGCGTGA
- a CDS encoding outer membrane protein has product MKRLLLAIAATAASFPALAADLPPYSPPPYYQPAPIFTWTGAYVGANAAFGFGNFTNGGSPYFGSADGGLFGITAGYNYQSGPLVAGVEGDIAFGGISGSNSPYGGVYSNGNVNAEGSLRVRFGYAFNHTLVYITGGYTGANLKGSVTDYAASPNIYANESTFLNGWTIGGGIEFALTHNVSVKAEYLYSDYGSGNLFNGTIDSIHPGLSLSTLRAGVNYHF; this is encoded by the coding sequence ATGAAACGGCTTCTACTGGCGATCGCCGCGACGGCGGCGAGCTTCCCGGCGCTGGCCGCCGATCTGCCGCCCTATTCGCCGCCGCCCTATTATCAACCGGCGCCGATCTTCACCTGGACGGGCGCCTATGTCGGCGCCAACGCGGCCTTCGGCTTCGGCAATTTCACCAACGGCGGCTCACCCTATTTCGGCAGCGCGGATGGCGGCCTTTTCGGCATTACGGCGGGCTATAATTATCAGTCCGGGCCGCTGGTCGCGGGCGTCGAAGGCGACATCGCTTTTGGCGGCATCAGCGGCTCGAACAGCCCTTACGGCGGCGTCTATTCCAACGGTAACGTCAATGCCGAAGGCTCGCTGCGCGTGCGCTTCGGCTATGCCTTCAACCATACACTGGTCTACATCACCGGCGGCTATACCGGCGCAAATCTGAAAGGCTCGGTCACGGACTACGCCGCTTCGCCCAATATCTATGCCAATGAATCGACCTTCCTGAACGGCTGGACGATCGGCGGCGGTATCGAATTCGCCCTGACGCACAATGTCTCGGTGAAAGCGGAATACCTCTACAGCGATTACGGCAGCGGCAATCTCTTCAACGGGACGATCGACAGCATCCACCCCGGCCTCAGCCTCTCGACCCTGCGCGCCGGCGTCAATTATCACTTCTAA
- a CDS encoding peptide chain release factor 3 — protein sequence MTAPDPVSRRRTFAIISHPDAGKTTLTEKLLLFGGAIALAGEVRAKANRRQTRSDWMGIERERGISVVTSVMTFEYGGCVFNLLDTPGHEDFSEDTYRTLTAVDSAVMVIDAAKGIEARTRKLFEVCRLRDIPIVTFINKLDRESRDPFDLLDEIEKTLALDTAPITWPLGSGRDFAGVYDLRHDVVRRLEAADAPLKVTGPNDPALTALLPPLEAQTIQDQVELARAALKPFDKQAFLEGHLTPVLFGSALRTFGVRDLIDALAEFAPPPRGLEAASRHVDPRESKMSGFVFKIQANMDPNHRDRIAFVRVSSGKLVRGMKAKLVRTGKNLALNAPQFFFAQDRHVADEAYAGDVVGIPNHGTLRIGDTLTEGEDLVFRGVPSFAPEILRRVKISDAMRAKKLREALQQMAEEGVVQLFLPNDGSNAIVGVVGALQLDVLVERLAAEYGLVVALETSRFELARWVSAENPAELEKFSRAYPTSIAVDLDGAPVYLAASAWDLRYEQEKWPEITFADIKDYQKVEGGKGRQKALV from the coding sequence ATGACCGCACCCGATCCCGTCTCGCGTCGGCGTACCTTCGCCATCATCTCGCACCCCGATGCCGGCAAGACCACGCTGACTGAAAAGCTGCTGCTCTTCGGCGGCGCGATCGCGCTTGCCGGCGAGGTACGCGCCAAGGCCAATCGCCGCCAGACCCGCTCCGACTGGATGGGCATCGAGCGCGAACGCGGCATCTCCGTCGTCACCTCGGTGATGACCTTCGAATATGGCGGCTGCGTCTTCAATCTGCTCGATACGCCGGGCCACGAGGACTTCTCCGAGGACACCTATCGCACGCTGACGGCGGTCGATTCCGCCGTCATGGTGATTGACGCGGCCAAGGGCATCGAGGCGCGGACGCGCAAATTGTTCGAGGTCTGCCGCTTGCGCGACATTCCGATCGTCACTTTCATCAACAAGCTCGATCGCGAGAGCCGCGACCCGTTCGATCTTCTCGATGAGATCGAGAAGACATTGGCGCTCGATACCGCGCCGATCACCTGGCCGCTCGGCTCCGGCCGCGATTTCGCCGGCGTCTACGATCTGCGTCATGACGTCGTGCGCCGCCTCGAAGCAGCGGATGCGCCGCTCAAAGTCACGGGACCCAATGATCCGGCGCTCACCGCGCTTCTGCCGCCGCTGGAGGCGCAGACCATCCAGGATCAGGTCGAACTTGCGCGGGCGGCGCTCAAGCCGTTCGATAAGCAGGCCTTTCTCGAAGGCCATTTGACGCCGGTGCTGTTTGGCAGCGCGCTTCGTACCTTCGGTGTCAGGGATCTTATCGACGCGCTCGCCGAATTCGCGCCGCCGCCGCGCGGGCTTGAGGCCGCGAGCCGGCATGTCGATCCGCGCGAGTCGAAGATGAGCGGCTTCGTATTCAAGATCCAGGCGAACATGGACCCGAACCATCGCGACCGCATCGCGTTCGTGCGCGTCTCCTCCGGCAAACTCGTGCGCGGCATGAAAGCCAAGCTTGTGCGCACTGGCAAGAATCTGGCGCTCAACGCGCCGCAATTCTTCTTCGCCCAGGATCGCCACGTCGCCGATGAGGCCTATGCGGGCGATGTGGTCGGCATCCCGAACCACGGCACTTTGCGCATCGGCGACACCCTGACCGAGGGCGAGGATCTCGTCTTTCGCGGCGTGCCGAGCTTCGCGCCGGAAATCCTGCGCCGGGTGAAAATCTCCGACGCCATGCGGGCGAAGAAATTGCGTGAGGCTTTGCAGCAAATGGCCGAGGAGGGCGTCGTCCAGCTTTTCCTGCCCAACGATGGGTCGAATGCCATCGTCGGTGTCGTCGGCGCCCTGCAGCTCGATGTGCTGGTCGAGCGGCTCGCTGCCGAATACGGCCTTGTCGTAGCGCTTGAGACCTCGCGCTTCGAGCTTGCCCGCTGGGTGAGCGCGGAAAATCCGGCCGAGCTCGAAAAATTCTCGCGTGCTTATCCGACATCCATCGCGGTCGATCTCGACGGTGCGCCGGTCTATCTCGCCGCCTCCGCCTGGGACCTGCGTTATGAGCAGGAGAAATGGCCGGAGATCACCTTCGCCGACATCAAGGACTATCAGAAGGTCGAAGGCGGCAAGGGACGTCAGAAGGCGTTGGTATAG
- a CDS encoding ribonuclease T2 family protein: MAIVLRLLRAAVLAGLYALCPLGAAAQYSGCILDNCADKKPLPPPNSDQNKGPSSGDQVPASPGGSGSWAPSAPSPPPSYSPQPSGASAPGDFDFYVFSLSWSPGFCDTGGDEKAPDQCHAGSGLGFVVHGLWPQYNQGFPSDCGGGSPSWMVLQSIEGLYPDTGLARYEWRKHGTCSGKSPAAYFADVRRARDLIVVPPAFQNAQTEQDTSAIEIERAFYTANPRLRPGMMAVECVGRELSEVRFCLSKDVRNFVPCPEVAQHSCYAPEIAVAPMR, translated from the coding sequence ATGGCAATCGTCTTGCGCCTGCTGCGGGCCGCCGTGCTTGCCGGCCTTTACGCGCTTTGCCCGCTTGGCGCGGCCGCGCAATATTCGGGCTGCATTCTTGACAATTGCGCAGACAAGAAGCCGCTGCCGCCACCGAATAGTGACCAGAACAAAGGCCCGAGCAGCGGCGATCAGGTCCCCGCGAGTCCCGGCGGGAGCGGCTCTTGGGCGCCGAGCGCGCCATCACCGCCGCCGAGCTATTCACCGCAGCCGAGCGGCGCCAGCGCGCCCGGCGATTTCGATTTCTATGTATTTTCGCTCTCCTGGTCTCCCGGCTTCTGCGATACGGGCGGGGACGAGAAGGCGCCCGACCAATGCCACGCCGGCAGCGGTCTCGGCTTCGTCGTGCATGGCCTATGGCCGCAATACAATCAGGGCTTTCCCTCTGACTGCGGCGGCGGCTCGCCATCCTGGATGGTGCTGCAATCGATCGAGGGGCTTTACCCCGACACTGGCCTCGCGCGCTATGAATGGCGCAAGCACGGCACCTGTTCGGGCAAGAGCCCGGCCGCCTATTTCGCCGATGTGCGCCGGGCGCGCGATCTCATTGTCGTCCCGCCGGCGTTCCAGAATGCGCAAACCGAACAGGATACCAGCGCGATCGAGATCGAGCGCGCCTTCTACACCGCCAACCCACGGCTACGGCCGGGCATGATGGCGGTCGAATGCGTCGGCCGCGAATTGTCGGAGGTCCGTTTTTGCCTGTCGAAGGACGTGCGCAATTTCGTGCCTTGTCCCGAGGTCGCGCAGCACTCCTGCTATGCGCCTGAGATCGCCGTCGCGCCGATGCGCTAG
- a CDS encoding arylesterase: MIAASFIIASRFRFALAVALALSIPAVFGLFATAAAVAKPLKIIAFGDSLTAGPELPADATFPAVLEKTLRKTGYDVTIINAGVSGDTAEDGLARLDWALADGADGVILELGANDMLRGLAPPRTRQTLDAILARLAARHIKVLIAGMRATPSLGPDYVQAFDAIYPALAAKYKVPLYPFFLQGVTGDRSLELADGLHPNRAGVERIVAGLLPQAEMFVRSLAAQ; the protein is encoded by the coding sequence ATGATCGCCGCATCGTTCATTATCGCGTCCAGATTCCGCTTCGCTCTCGCTGTCGCACTAGCGCTTTCAATTCCGGCGGTTTTCGGGCTTTTCGCGACGGCGGCCGCCGTCGCCAAGCCGCTCAAGATCATCGCCTTCGGCGACAGTCTGACGGCAGGCCCGGAGCTACCGGCCGATGCCACCTTCCCCGCCGTGCTGGAAAAGACGCTGCGCAAAACGGGCTATGACGTCACGATCATCAATGCCGGTGTCTCCGGCGATACGGCGGAGGATGGGCTCGCACGGCTCGATTGGGCTCTCGCCGATGGCGCCGATGGCGTTATCCTCGAACTCGGCGCCAACGACATGCTGCGTGGCCTCGCCCCCCCCCGCACACGCCAAACGCTCGATGCGATCCTTGCCAGGCTCGCGGCGCGGCACATCAAGGTGCTAATCGCCGGCATGCGCGCGACGCCGAGCCTCGGCCCCGACTATGTGCAGGCCTTCGATGCGATCTATCCGGCGCTGGCGGCGAAATACAAAGTGCCGCTCTATCCATTCTTCCTGCAAGGGGTCACAGGCGACCGGAGCCTCGAACTCGCCGACGGCCTGCATCCGAACCGCGCTGGGGTCGAGCGGATCGTCGCCGGACTTCTGCCGCAAGCGGAGATGTTCGTCCGCTCTCTCGCAGCGCAATAA
- a CDS encoding glutathione S-transferase family protein encodes MMILRSAPASPFGRKVKIAADLLGLHDEIEVVFADTSDPSDSLRGQNPLGKIPVLILADGTTLYDSRVIVEYLDAHAGGDRLIPAEPAARWRVLTAAALADGINDAALLQVYEKRFRPPELWSQAWVDRQAEKVTRGLAAFAAAPPSGARDIAHIGLACALGYLDLRFAGAWRDKHPVLVAWLDAFAADVPAFAATRVTA; translated from the coding sequence ATGATGATATTGCGCTCGGCGCCGGCGTCCCCGTTCGGCCGCAAGGTGAAGATTGCGGCGGACCTGCTCGGCCTGCACGACGAAATCGAGGTCGTGTTCGCCGATACGAGCGACCCCAGCGATTCGTTGCGGGGGCAGAATCCGCTCGGCAAGATTCCGGTGCTGATTCTCGCCGACGGCACGACGCTCTATGACAGCCGCGTCATCGTCGAATATCTCGACGCGCACGCCGGGGGCGATCGCCTCATTCCGGCGGAACCGGCGGCGCGCTGGCGTGTGCTGACCGCGGCGGCGCTTGCCGATGGGATCAATGACGCCGCGCTGCTGCAGGTCTATGAGAAGCGTTTCCGGCCGCCGGAACTCTGGTCGCAGGCGTGGGTGGATCGCCAGGCCGAGAAGGTAACGCGCGGCCTCGCTGCCTTCGCCGCGGCGCCGCCATCGGGCGCGCGGGACATCGCCCATATCGGACTTGCCTGCGCGCTCGGCTATCTCGATTTGCGTTTCGCCGGTGCCTGGCGGGACAAGCATCCCGTGCTTGTCGCCTGGCTCGACGCCTTCGCGGCCGATGTGCCGGCCTTCGCGGCGACGCGGGTGACGGCTTAG
- a CDS encoding cell division protein FtsX has translation MSERGMIYASSEEQRGLRRFVDEADAGLRRDVPLVPAASIAGRALVTVIAIMTFLAGLTAGTAMLIANAADGWRGEVAREMTIQVRPVTGRDLDADVAAALDAARAIPGIADVYAYSKAQSEALLTPWLGAGLDLSELPVPRLIVVKLDPRAALDVDALRKAVIDKVPNATIDDHRLWLQRLSIMAGTVVVIAFVILALVMVAMVLAVGFATRGAMAGNREIIEVLHLVGAADGYISRQFQRHFFRLGLRGGIIGGGAAILVFLLSSSISVLMRTTAGGDQLEAMFGSFALSIKGYSVIVLIAGGIAVTTGLVSRLIVFRRLRELL, from the coding sequence ATGAGTGAGCGCGGCATGATCTACGCAAGCTCCGAAGAACAGCGCGGTCTCAGGCGCTTCGTCGATGAGGCGGATGCGGGCTTGCGCCGTGACGTGCCGCTGGTTCCCGCCGCCTCGATCGCGGGCCGCGCGCTTGTTACCGTCATTGCGATCATGACCTTCCTCGCCGGGCTCACGGCCGGCACGGCCATGCTGATCGCCAATGCCGCTGATGGCTGGCGCGGCGAGGTCGCGCGCGAGATGACAATCCAGGTGCGGCCCGTCACCGGCCGCGATCTCGACGCCGATGTAGCAGCTGCCCTTGATGCAGCGCGCGCCATTCCCGGCATCGCCGACGTCTATGCCTATAGCAAGGCGCAGTCGGAGGCTCTGCTCACGCCCTGGCTCGGCGCGGGTCTCGATCTCTCCGAGCTGCCGGTGCCGCGGCTCATCGTCGTCAAGCTCGATCCGAGGGCGGCGCTCGATGTCGATGCCTTGCGAAAGGCGGTGATAGACAAGGTGCCGAATGCGACGATCGACGATCACCGGCTGTGGCTGCAGCGGCTCTCCATCATGGCCGGCACTGTGGTCGTCATCGCCTTCGTCATACTCGCGCTCGTCATGGTGGCAATGGTTCTGGCGGTCGGCTTCGCAACGCGCGGCGCGATGGCGGGCAACCGCGAGATCATCGAAGTCCTGCATCTCGTCGGCGCCGCGGACGGCTATATTTCGCGCCAGTTCCAGCGGCATTTCTTCCGCCTCGGCCTGCGCGGCGGGATCATCGGCGGCGGCGCGGCGATCCTGGTTTTTCTGCTCTCGAGCTCCATATCTGTCTTGATGCGCACGACGGCCGGAGGCGATCAGCTCGAGGCGATGTTCGGCAGTTTCGCACTTTCGATCAAAGGCTATAGTGTCATCGTGCTCATCGCTGGCGGCATCGCCGTCACCACCGGGCTAGTTTCGCGCCTCATCGTGTTCCGGCGCCTGCGCGAGTTGCTGTAA
- a CDS encoding SDR family oxidoreductase: MSRKAALVTGAARRIGRAIAERLAGAGYDLAIHASEATRAEAETLAAHLREQGRRAVVIAAELADAEQPARIVEAATAALGPLSVLVNNASIFEHDAAEAIDAALFDKLVAINLRAPLLLAQHFAAQVPEGTDAAIVNLVDQRVLRPTPQFFSYSISKSALWWATQTLAQAYAPRQIRVNAIGPGPVLPNTPQGDAAFEKEVGGVLLQRAVHVEEIADAVLYLVEAKSVTGQMIAVDAGQHLAWQTPDISEA, from the coding sequence ATGTCGCGCAAGGCCGCTTTGGTGACGGGCGCCGCCCGCCGGATCGGGCGCGCGATCGCCGAGCGCCTTGCCGGCGCGGGCTATGACCTCGCCATCCACGCCAGCGAAGCGACGCGGGCCGAGGCGGAGACACTCGCCGCGCATCTGCGGGAACAGGGCCGCAGGGCCGTCGTCATCGCTGCCGAACTCGCGGATGCCGAGCAGCCGGCGCGCATTGTCGAGGCCGCAACGGCGGCGCTCGGTCCGCTGTCTGTTCTTGTCAACAACGCCTCGATCTTCGAGCACGATGCGGCCGAGGCGATCGACGCCGCTTTGTTCGACAAGCTCGTCGCGATCAATCTGCGCGCGCCGCTGCTGCTCGCGCAGCATTTCGCCGCTCAGGTTCCGGAGGGAACGGACGCCGCGATCGTCAATCTGGTCGATCAGCGTGTTTTGCGGCCGACGCCGCAGTTCTTCTCTTACAGCATCAGCAAATCGGCGTTGTGGTGGGCGACGCAGACCCTCGCGCAGGCCTATGCGCCACGCCAGATCCGGGTGAACGCGATCGGGCCGGGGCCGGTGCTGCCGAATACGCCGCAGGGCGATGCCGCCTTCGAGAAGGAGGTCGGGGGCGTGCTGCTTCAGCGCGCCGTCCATGTCGAGGAGATCGCCGACGCGGTGCTCTATCTCGTCGAGGCGAAAAGTGTGACTGGCCAGATGATCGCCGTCGATGCCGGCCAGCATCTCGCCTGGCAGACGCCGGATATTTCGGAGGCTTGA
- a CDS encoding cold-shock protein yields the protein MPQQGTVKFFNANKGFGFITPDGGGPDIFLHVTAVERAGLTTLNEGQRVSFETEPDKKGKGPKAVDLHLV from the coding sequence ATGCCGCAGCAGGGAACTGTCAAATTTTTCAATGCCAACAAAGGGTTTGGCTTCATCACCCCGGACGGCGGCGGCCCTGATATCTTTCTGCATGTCACCGCTGTGGAGCGCGCCGGCCTGACGACGCTCAACGAGGGACAGCGCGTCAGCTTCGAGACCGAGCCGGACAAAAAGGGCAAAGGCCCCAAAGCCGTCGATTTGCATCTCGTCTAG
- the thpR gene encoding RNA 2',3'-cyclic phosphodiesterase — MPRLFTGLEIPSDLASDLGMLRGGISGARWIDTDRYHLTLRFIGDIDYATARDVCGTLEQIRRPAFTVTLEGLDSFGGGKPRAIIAKAKPAAPLVELQAEQERLMRRIGIPPEPRKFTPHITLARLRDASSAAVAAYLTTRGFFSRRFEATRFVLFSARSATGGGPYLVEADFPLG; from the coding sequence ATGCCCCGTTTGTTCACGGGTCTCGAGATTCCTTCCGATCTTGCCAGCGATCTCGGAATGCTGCGCGGAGGTATCTCCGGCGCTCGCTGGATCGACACCGATCGTTATCATCTCACGCTCCGCTTCATCGGCGATATCGACTATGCCACGGCGCGCGATGTCTGCGGCACGCTGGAACAGATTCGCCGGCCGGCCTTCACCGTTACGCTGGAGGGGCTTGATTCCTTCGGCGGCGGCAAGCCGCGCGCGATCATCGCCAAGGCGAAGCCGGCCGCGCCGCTCGTCGAGCTCCAGGCCGAGCAGGAACGGCTGATGCGGCGGATCGGCATTCCGCCCGAACCGCGCAAATTCACCCCGCACATCACGCTCGCGCGGCTGCGCGACGCCTCCAGCGCGGCCGTCGCCGCTTATCTGACGACGCGCGGTTTCTTCTCGCGCCGCTTCGAGGCGACACGATTTGTTTTGTTCTCGGCGCGCTCTGCCACCGGCGGCGGGCCCTATCTGGTCGAGGCGGACTTTCCGCTGGGGTAA
- a CDS encoding 23S rRNA (adenine(2030)-N(6))-methyltransferase RlmJ — translation MNYRHAFHAGNFADVFKHAILTRLLVYLCRKETPFRVIDTHAGEGIYDLSDERAEKTAEWRGGIGRLLESPPPSEVAALLEPYLALVRPLISADPPLYPGSPALAQKLTRPQDRMIFCDVHPEVIPALKARLGRDARVKIVEIDGYMALNAFVPPRERRGLVLVDPPFESKSEFEALKAALLLAVARWPTGTFAIWFPIKDPSAVAHFVSALEMELPRQGVKNVLYLRLGVAPPRPDAPLAASGLIILNPPFTLDVEARLILPYLAKTMATMGRGDVEVAWLAKH, via the coding sequence ATGAACTACCGCCACGCCTTCCATGCCGGCAATTTCGCCGATGTCTTCAAGCACGCGATCCTGACGCGCCTGCTTGTCTATCTTTGCCGCAAGGAGACGCCCTTCCGGGTCATCGATACCCATGCGGGCGAGGGCATCTATGATCTTTCGGACGAAAGGGCGGAAAAGACCGCCGAATGGCGCGGCGGCATTGGCCGGCTGCTCGAATCGCCGCCACCGTCCGAGGTCGCGGCATTGCTCGAACCCTATCTCGCGCTGGTCCGGCCGCTGATCTCGGCCGACCCGCCGCTCTATCCGGGCTCGCCCGCCTTGGCGCAGAAACTCACCCGGCCGCAGGACCGGATGATCTTCTGCGACGTGCATCCGGAGGTGATCCCGGCGCTCAAGGCGCGGCTCGGCCGCGATGCCAGGGTGAAGATCGTCGAGATCGACGGCTATATGGCGCTCAACGCTTTTGTGCCGCCGCGCGAGCGGCGCGGTCTTGTCCTCGTCGATCCGCCCTTCGAATCGAAATCCGAGTTCGAGGCGCTTAAAGCCGCCCTCTTGCTCGCGGTTGCGAGATGGCCGACGGGCACCTTCGCGATCTGGTTTCCGATCAAGGACCCGAGCGCCGTTGCCCATTTCGTAAGCGCGTTGGAGATGGAGCTGCCCCGGCAGGGCGTCAAAAACGTGCTCTATCTGCGGCTCGGGGTCGCGCCGCCGCGGCCGGATGCGCCTCTGGCGGCTAGCGGCCTGATAATTCTCAATCCTCCCTTCACGCTTGATGTGGAAGCCCGGCTGATTTTGCCGTATCTTGCCAAAACCATGGCGACCATGGGCCGGGGCGACGTCGAGGTCGCGTGGCTTGCCAAGCATTGA
- a CDS encoding exopolysaccharide biosynthesis polyprenyl glycosylphosphotransferase codes for MFRGKPQSELRAATGATWANALPRKSTALLRGSFAFFAAAVDFGLITACAYLAHLSLHNAAVTLPAGTYTRLGLLTSIFFTCVSAIRDDYSVTKYLTFDRLIQRSIVPWSIAVLCTLVLLISRRPLADSEPLALFILFGGGFVAVNFARLLITIQTRARARRGEIAAHRIFLLGYESELEAFTKRYEPWVFGVHIVGAAVLRGPQSLEEDLALARASARMLAPDDVFILAPWSEKPTIDAAIEAFLHVPTSIHLGPESVLDRFTKARITKTGPVSSLNIVRDPLSLAERIAKRMFDIVCAGLGLILLSPLFLIVAIAIKLDSPGPVIFKQRRYGFNQQPFRIFKFRSMSTLEDSADLTLVKKGDARVTRVGEFIRRHNIDELPQLFNVLIGNMSLVGPRPHALVIDQIFERRIALYARRHNMKPGITGWAQINGFRGGMSEERMRARVEHDLYYIDHWSMWFDIEILWLTLTSKRGYTNAF; via the coding sequence ATGTTTCGGGGCAAGCCGCAGTCGGAGCTGCGTGCGGCCACCGGAGCCACTTGGGCAAACGCCCTGCCGCGCAAGAGCACCGCGCTTCTGCGTGGCAGCTTCGCGTTTTTCGCCGCCGCGGTCGATTTCGGCCTTATCACGGCCTGCGCCTATCTGGCGCATCTGTCTCTCCACAATGCCGCCGTCACCCTGCCCGCCGGCACCTATACCCGGCTTGGACTGCTGACCTCAATATTCTTCACCTGCGTCAGCGCCATCCGCGACGATTATTCGGTGACGAAATATCTGACGTTCGACCGGCTCATCCAGCGCTCCATCGTCCCCTGGAGCATCGCCGTGCTCTGCACGCTGGTGCTGCTGATCTCGCGCCGGCCGCTCGCCGATTCCGAACCGCTCGCCCTGTTCATTCTCTTCGGCGGCGGCTTTGTTGCAGTCAATTTCGCCCGGCTGTTGATCACCATCCAGACCCGCGCCCGCGCCCGCCGCGGCGAGATCGCCGCGCATCGCATCTTTCTGCTCGGCTATGAATCCGAACTTGAAGCTTTCACCAAGCGCTACGAGCCCTGGGTCTTCGGCGTCCACATCGTCGGCGCCGCCGTGCTGCGCGGGCCGCAGAGCCTCGAGGAAGATCTGGCGCTGGCCCGTGCCTCGGCGCGGATGCTCGCGCCCGACGACGTGTTTATCCTGGCGCCGTGGAGCGAGAAGCCGACCATCGATGCCGCCATCGAAGCTTTCCTGCATGTGCCGACCTCGATCCACCTCGGCCCGGAGAGCGTGCTCGACCGCTTCACCAAGGCGCGCATCACCAAGACGGGCCCGGTATCGAGCCTCAATATCGTCCGCGACCCGCTGAGTCTCGCAGAGCGGATCGCCAAGCGGATGTTCGACATTGTCTGCGCCGGCCTCGGCCTCATCCTGCTGTCGCCGCTGTTTCTGATCGTCGCCATCGCGATCAAGCTCGACAGCCCCGGCCCCGTGATCTTCAAGCAGCGGCGCTACGGCTTCAACCAGCAGCCCTTCCGCATCTTCAAGTTCCGCTCGATGTCGACGCTGGAGGACAGCGCCGATCTTACCCTGGTCAAAAAGGGCGACGCGCGGGTCACGCGCGTCGGCGAATTCATCCGGCGGCATAATATCGACGAACTGCCGCAGCTCTTCAACGTCCTGATCGGCAACATGTCTCTCGTCGGTCCGCGCCCGCATGCGCTGGTCATCGACCAGATTTTCGAGCGGCGCATCGCGCTCTACGCGCGCCGTCATAACATGAAGCCGGGCATTACCGGCTGGGCGCAGATCAACGGTTTTCGCGGCGGCATGAGCGAAGAACGGATGCGCGCCCGCGTCGAGCACGACCTCTATTACATCGACCATTGGTCGATGTGGTTCGATATCGAAATCCTGTGGCTGACGCTGACCAGCAAGCGCGGCTATACCAACGCCTTCTGA